In the Gossypium arboreum isolate Shixiya-1 chromosome 10, ASM2569848v2, whole genome shotgun sequence genome, one interval contains:
- the LOC108481715 gene encoding protein IWS1 homolog 1-like: protein MEEETDNIPEIVQHDFPKTNKRKLQKPSDRYEIWGWLNSDDQDQKDDQICRKSGTDHAEIEAMFDKVKRRKKMEETSSPEIGLLVEKAMAQMEIAATEDIELNIQNKPAIRKIQMLPLLTDFLSKKKLQQEFLGHGLRRWKEAVEEEWALGKVIMFFSKSDEETTANRKLAKHLVQNWCRTIFNKTTSYSNIRNSVIPRMKKPLMKQSTRVELREADLDLEGPRRPCSSGTASGSVSVPEPAPCVYEVNPLTNFKPEFARRYRRCREVRESQCFKRIEKKMSGLNKSNKKTTLQAAKPAVRYQPG, encoded by the exons ATGGAGGAAGAAACCGACAACATCCCTGAGATCGTGCAACACGATTTCCCTAAAACCAACAAGAGAAAGCTTCAAAAACCCAGTGATCGGTACGAGATCTGGGGTTGGCTTAACTCGGATGATCAGGACCAGAAAGACGACCAAATCTGTCGTAAATCTGGTACTGATCATGCAGAGATCGAGGCGATGTTCGATAAGGTCAAGAGAAGGAAGAAGATGGAGGAAACAAGTTCTCCGGAAATTGGATTACTCGTTGAGAAAGCAATGGCTCAAATGGAGATTGCTGCCACAGAAGACATTGAGCTTAACATCCAAAACAAACCTGCTATTAGAAAGATCCAAATGCTGCCTCTTCTTACTGACTTTCTCTCCAAGAAAAAGCTGCAACAAGAGTTTTTGGGTCATGGG CTTAGAAGATGGAAGGAAGCAGTTGAAGAAGAGTGGGCGCTTGGTAAAGTCATTATGTTTTTTTCAAAATCAGACGAGGAAACCACTGCCAATCGAAAACTTGCCAAGCATTTGGTCCAAAACTGGTGTCGAACCATATTCAACAAGACTACAAGCTACTCTAACATCAGAAACAGCGTGATTCCAAGGATGAAGAAGCCATTAATGAAGCAATCAACAAGGGTAGAATTGAGGGAGGCAGATTTAGATTTGGAAGGTCCTCGCAGGCCATGTTCATCAGGAACAGCAAGCGGGTCTGTTTCAGTGCCTGAACCAGCACCGTGCGTTTATGAGGTGAACCCTCTAACAAATTTCAAACCAGAGTTTGCAAGACGTTATCGGAGATGTAGAGAAGTGAGAGAAAGCCAGTGTTTCAAAAGGATAGAGAAGAAGATGAGTGGACTGAACAAATCGAATAAGAAGACGACTCTGCAAGCTGCAAAACCTGCTGTTCGATATCAACCAGGTTAA